In Nitrospira sp., a genomic segment contains:
- a CDS encoding nucleotidyltransferase family protein, whose protein sequence is MASVSRLGAQRKLRRYTETLRGQLPQLRARFHVRYLGLFGSYVRGVPKKDSDLDVLVEFAEEPGLFRFLELENHLSELLGVKVDLVMKGTLKPLIGRRILSEVVGL, encoded by the coding sequence ATGGCCAGTGTGTCCCGGTTAGGCGCACAACGAAAGCTGCGGCGTTACACGGAAACACTGCGTGGCCAGTTGCCTCAGCTACGGGCCAGGTTTCATGTCCGGTACCTTGGTCTGTTCGGCTCGTATGTTCGGGGAGTTCCCAAGAAAGACAGCGATCTCGATGTCCTCGTTGAGTTTGCCGAGGAGCCGGGCTTATTTAGGTTTCTGGAGCTGGAAAATCACCTGTCCGAGTTGTTGGGCGTGAAGGTGGATTTGGTGATGAAGGGGACGCTCAAGCCCCTGATCGGCCGGCGAATTCTCAGCGAGGTCGTGGGGCTGTGA
- a CDS encoding DUF86 domain-containing protein, translated as MTRAREFLDYVADIQEAAENISQFIAGMTWAQFAQDQKTIYAVVRAFEIIGEAAKKVPPSVRKRHAKVPWKQMAGMRDKLIHEYFGVNYQVLWKTAQEDIPPVQPLIAKVLEEEAGRPRRR; from the coding sequence GTGACGCGCGCCCGCGAATTTCTCGATTACGTGGCCGACATTCAAGAGGCTGCGGAGAACATCTCCCAATTTATCGCCGGTATGACGTGGGCGCAGTTCGCGCAGGATCAGAAAACCATCTATGCCGTGGTCAGGGCGTTCGAGATTATCGGCGAAGCGGCCAAGAAAGTTCCTCCATCTGTACGCAAGCGGCACGCGAAGGTGCCATGGAAGCAAATGGCGGGCATGCGCGATAAGCTCATCCATGAGTATTTTGGAGTGAACTATCAGGTGTTGTGGAAAACGGCTCAAGAAGACATCCCTCCGGTGCAGCCCCTCATTGCCAAGGTTTTGGAAGAAGAAGCAGGCAGACCTCGACGCAGGTAG